Within Acanthochromis polyacanthus isolate Apoly-LR-REF ecotype Palm Island chromosome 3, KAUST_Apoly_ChrSc, whole genome shotgun sequence, the genomic segment TGTATGAGGACcagttcatgttttccatgtgcATGTCTGAAGGGTCTGGGTGAGGTAGATTTGATCCTAAATCCTCCAGGGTTTGGGCCATCATCTCTACAACTGCAGCTAAACAAGTGGTGTTGAAAACAGATGTTTGGTATAAAAAGAGCCTGTACACCTTTAAAATCCATCATTAACAGAAGGGAGGTCGTTGCTTCCAGACTTTGAAGGTGCTTGGATTAGTTCATGGAGCCCAGGCACAGAAGTTCTAAATATCCATGAACTCTACGACATATTTGCTCTTGGATCTACAGCCTGATCCGTACAGAGCTGCTGCATCCTggaaaagctgctctgtgtgtttttctgtgttccaTATGAGGAGCAGTGCAAACCAGTTTTTGTGCACTGTTTATTTATCGGCCTGTGCACGTGGACACAGAAAGCATGAACTGGTCGTGACACACTGAGCTGGAGTTAATGTTTACCATCACATTATTTAAATGTACTGACCTTGTTCAGGTACTAGGAGACTAATTCTCTGCTTGGTGACATTAGATCTGTTCAGGACACGGTGACCTGAGTGTTATTTATAATCATAAACACGACATTATAAAAGATGCTTGTGGAATTACTTTGTTCTGTTAGGAACACGTTGGAGAAAGGATTCTGTCGATGTTGGACATAAATGCTGGAGGGTTGAATATTCGTCACAGGCAGCAGCAAATGTTACtttaaaaactaatattttattattttctattgggTCTGCGTGTAGCATGCCTTTGGTTGTTCAATACATACCAGCTGTTTGGGTATTTAAATGCCATTAATTCATTACTACTGCATAACGTGGCTTTGCTTTCCATTCTGAAAGAAATACTCGACTACAGGAAGGAGACCTCGAAGCTGACCACATTTCTTTATGCTTTcacaaactttaaaggagacacCACCATCCAAAGATAAAccagttttaaaaaacaaacgtgGGAAAAAGGAACGCTTCATCTGAAAACTGCATTTGAAATGGAAAATTCTCTCTTGCTTATTTGTAACGGTATATTTCTGCTTTCCACCTCAGCCTCACTGTGCACACAGACAGTAGTTCACACCTTAGCTCGGATCCCGGTGCAGAATTCTCCATCGCCAGCAGCACCAGAGGGACCCGTTTCATATTTGGACCCGGTGCTGCAGCAGCGACGGCCCTCCGACTGGCTGAGATCCAGAGTCAGACCCAGATTGCTCTGCGGCAGCTCGCTACGTTAGCGACCATCGTCGTTGCTGGCGGGTTTGTGGCGGCTTTACCTCCTCACCTGATCCTCCTAAGTCTTCTTTACAGACAGCAGGTTTTGGCTGTGGGGTTTAACGTGAACACAAACAGTAAAGCTAACAGAACCATGTATCACCAACACTCCCAGCAACAGGGATCACAGACTTTCTCTACCGGACCTAGACCTCCTCACCAGCCTCCTCCAAACCAGCATCAGAGTCACACCAACATGCCGGTGATGAATTTCCCTTTTCCTCGTCCCACCCAACTTCCTGATGAGCTAGAATCTGCCCTGGCTATTCGAGGTGCCAGGGACATGGACCACCGCCAAATTGACCACCTGAATCGACCCGGCCTTCACCAGAACCCGGGTTCAGGTTCTGGGATCAGTCAGCATGGAAGCTACGGCTCTAACCCGGTATCGCTTCCTGCTGATAATCAGCCCGGTCACCAGCAGGGGGTAGACTGGTCCAGCTATCAACCTCCAAATAAGCTGTTTGCCAGTCCTAATGCAAGCCACCAGGGGCCCCAACAACACCAGGGACCCCAACCCCAGAGCAGTCAAGGAGGAACACGAGTTCCAAACTGGACTCCTCCTGTAAGTGACTCCCTGTCTCCCCAAGCCCGGCATCCCCACGGTGGCTCTGGAGATGGTCAGGGTTTGTACACACCAGAGAGTGCAGGAAGCATCTTGGCTAGCTTTGGACTTTCAAATGAGGACTTGGAAGTGCTGAGTCACTACCCAGATGACCAGCTAACCCCAGATACTCTACCCTTCATTCTCCGTGACATACAGATCAACAAGTCAGGCACCCAGAAAACGGCGGCTTCTGTCTCCTCATCTTCATTTTCTCGTAGCATTCATGACATGCCTACATCCCACTCATCTCCTCTGGCACCGTCCACGTCCACAGAGGTGCCCAGCCTTCTAACTGTTACACAGACAGCCGGTAAAGTCATTGATTATGGTCACGCCAGTCGGGCAAAGGAAGAGAACAGTACCAGAGAGACTTTCAAAAGAGAGCCGCTGTCCAGTGAAAGGACGGTTAAAATGTACACCGTGTCGTCATCGTCCTCATCGGCTCCAAAACTGGAGAAAAGCGAAAGGCGACAAGTTCATCTGGAACATACGGAATCAAGCAAGCATGGAGACAGGGACTATCGCAGGACAAGTGGCGACCAACGCAAGAACAGTCGGTCACCGGGGAGAGAATTCCCATCGTCGCCATCATCCCGTAATCTAGACAGGGACTACAGGCGAGAAAGATCCAAACTAAGGCCCTCGTCTGAAACCAGGAGCGAGGGTTCCTCAAGACGATCTGTCTCATCTTCATCTGGATCAAAACCTCGCAAGAAGTTACCTACGCCCACCATGATAAGTGATTTCTCAGCTGTGTCTCCGAAGGTGTATCCTCATACCTGCTCCCTGTGCCACACACAGTGTGATCAGGAAAAGGTGAGTGTCAACATGTCCGCTGTCCAACCGTTTCCTGAGAACAGTGTTTAAATGTTGACTTTCAGCCTGACGCATCTCTTTACCAGGCGGTTGTCAGGATGTGGTCCTGATGTCTTTTCATAACTGGAGTGTGTGGATAGTATTTCCCACTAACAACAGAACAGCACAGGCTAGATAGAACCAGTAAAACGTACTATCCTGAGTCATAAATGCTAGCAGTGCCAGTATGCTCTAGTTGTGTCCCCCATTGTATGGAAACTACACAAATAGTTATAGCTCCCACCATCCAGGCTGAAAGCTATATGAAAGTGTCTAGAGGCTGCTAATAGAGCGTTTCACGGAGGACACAGCAggaaaagtaataaaaacagtAATGGTGACTCAGTTCCAtgaaaaaagatgcagaacttttctctctttctgctaTAACACGTCAACATGTTTGTGAAAAGATGGCAGCTGTAAACACACTCTGTACTTATTCTCATGTGTTTCTACTTAGTAGAGTAACTGTTAGATAAAGAACAGGTATGATAGCGGTTTATGTGATTGGCGGTTGTTTTGTCCATTAGCAGGTTTCAGTATACCCGTCGTATCAGAGCTGCACTTAGACTTTCTTAGTTCTCAGATTAGGCTGACTATAAGGACCAAAATCAGAGAGAAGAGTGAAGACAGGTTTACATGTTAAGTGAAAATATCCAATATGAAGCTCCCATATTGCTgttaatatttagtatttttcatTTCCAAAATAGTAATAAATATAGACTCCCACAGTACCAGTAAGTGTGCAGTTAAAATACCAACcttcacacatttagacagtcCTGGTTTCCACGGCTCTCCTTAATGATGCTCTCTGGTTTTCACTGAGTTTCCCCAAAATGTAGTTTAATCATGACacacatgaaaatgacagaaagttgGTGTTTCGTATTGCTTTTCAAGCATAGATTgactatggatggatgatagatagatgggTAGATAATAAAGTACTTATCTATCCTAACATTTAAGTCATTGcagttattttttcattttattctactgtaaatgtgaacatttagaCTGAAGAGTAAATTTAAAAGCTGACCTCAATAATTGTATTCCTTAATGCCGCAGTTCTTACTCTTGAACAAACTCATTTATTATCTAAGAAAAGCCAATACTCTGGTTATTCTCTTTACTTTGGAGTGTCTCATGTTCTCAAATGATGCTGACTGAATTTACTCAGGaatatttttcagatgtttcttCTTTGGCTCACAGAGTTGGTGTGTAATCATAGTTACTGTCACAATGCTTATCTCTGTAATTATGAGTGTCCAAACGTCCACCAGGTATGGAGCGTCTGAACAGCCTGTGCTTTCAGATGAAAGAACAGTTTTAAATGAGTAATCTAGCAGAATGATCTGTGTAAAAGTGACTGTAAAGTTCTATTCAGCTCTATACCTCTTTGTTTAGCTAAactatttaatatattttccaCCTATTGAACgtcttttgcttcttttttccattttaaatgaaactgtcaAACATCACAGGATGCTACAGAAATTTCATACAGGAAAAGAATTGGTTGATTTAATAAATGCTCTTCGCACCTTGGAAGACAGTATTTGGCACTACAAActatcttttttgtttgtttctggcaGTGACAAGTATTGTTTCTGTATAATCTCATTAAAGGTAATGAAAAGTAGAATGAATATGAAGTATGTCCATTAAGGACAGAAACTATCTGAGAAAGACGAAACATtgggttgtttttctgctgttaacTGGAACATAATTTTTAACGTGAATATGGGAGcaaacacctgaaattccacttcttttttttccatctggTGTGTTTTCCGTTAATGTGGTTTTATGGCTCTACAGGTCATGTTGACTTTTTTATCCTATGTTGTAGAGATGAGTCAATAAAACAGTTTGTGAACAGTGTTTATCGGGGCAATTAGCATCAAGCTTTTCAAAGTTTTCCAAAGAAATCCACGTCTGTATGAATCCTTTTATACAGCTGAAAGTAAACGCCATTTTGTTGTCTGTATTGACTTTGACTTTCCATCTGGAGACGTGGACATTTGGTCCAGCTGATCTTTTGTTCCCGGTGATTTGGGCAGGTGGACATTCATGTTTATTGTAAAAGTAAGTTGATCAGCTGCACTTCAGCTGTAATTACTCTCATTCATGAATACATGGAGATATATTCCcagcgctcgatttaaggccgagaggtccggtggcccaaatgacattttgtgggccaccaacatacgttaatttagacatttttaggagccaaaatcaacttttagtggccaaaaaaatttCATAATAGATATGATCTGAGCATAagttttaaactgattttaatttttggaagaaaactacaacaaattaGAAAGCAACAATTATTTACATTGGCCAAAATTtgttatttcatgtgttttttaaaaatatttttatttcccgACTCACTAGGCAAAATCAGATTAATGTGtgacagaaatagaaataagtATTTTGATGTGAAATTTACTCTTTTATAATATGGCAAAAGTGTGATTTACATACCTTTCAGCTACAGCAGCCATCAATTTTAAGTGCTTCTACTTTCACATAATTGCAACTCCTTGTTCCCAATCAGACCTGAGCTGGAGTTTGCCTGAAGGCAGCTTGTCAAGCTTGAGACTTCGCTCAGTCAACAAGGCTAGTAAGTTGACcgagcgccgggaatcatgggaggttgatgacatcatacaaaatGGCTGcccccatgaagaaaacatgataggcggttcagctcgatGATTTTTGGCtaaaacttggatttggaggtcagtagcccaaatcaaaatatttgggcccctaaccagcgtgtttttttgtcatttttggtcgccaaaatcgAGTTTTaatcgcaaatggcgacctggcgactctctaaatcgagcgctgtatTCCAGTTGACAGGTCCCATGCTGAATGGAGAAAGTGTTCTCTTCAGCAACACAGCAGTGAAACACCTCCAGGTTCCAGAGGTGTATCGTCCTGTAGGCTTTGTGCCTCTGCACAGTGGACTCCACCAGTCTGTTGTAGTCCACCATCCAACTGAAAGACCTCCAGGCTCTTTCATGATAGTCCACAGGCTAATCCACTGTTTACCTGCTGAGTTTTTCAGAAGACAGTCTGACCACAGTGAAAGTCAGACATGGAAACCAGACGACGTGAGCTGGTAACAGGAAGTCTCCGTTGATGGAGATTCCTATTGCAGTTAGCATCATGGCTATTCCAGATGATTTAttcctgttttccttttgtCAGACTGGTATTATAAAGCTTTACATAGCTTTACCTTAATTACTCCCCTCAATGCTGTTCAcaagttgttttatttctagTCTTTATTTTCCCAAATCTCTGTGACGGACATAAAGAGTGAAACATTAGCATGACCCTAAGAGCCACAACAGCTGCTAATAGCCCAGAATTATCCCTCAGAGGTTTACACACCATGTTTAAAACAGACTCCAGATCCACGTCTCTGTATTTACAGTAAATCATTCAATGTAGGTAAATtagattcttattttttattatcttcATACTTCAGAAACATGGCTGTGTGGTGAGGATTCTCTTCAGCTTTGTCTAACAGTAACATTTTCCCCTCccattgtgtgttttctgtttctttaatgtttttccAGGACTGGGTTGACCATATTAACACCGTCAACCACACTGCCGCCTGCAGAGATCTGCGCAACAAGTGAGGACATTTAGCTGCTGAATGTTTCACCTCCAGTCCAGACCTTTATACTCTTCTACAGTACAACTAATGCTGGATTCATCTTAGGGAGTATAACATTTTAATGCTGATGTAATGGCTGATGTTTTTATACCAGTATTTGCTGTTTGTAAACAGCAGAAGTCTGTTCTGCGAGACAAACTGATGACGCCATTCCTAAAGTACCCCAGGCTTCTTATGCTGCATTAAGTTATATTATTGGGTAATTTATGCACTCTTTTTGGCCAACCAGTGTGTTGGTTAAGCTCTACTGTAGTCCTGAATTCAATACTTACTTGTAATTTCACTCTAAATGAAGTCCACTGTATCCTGAAGGAAAGATGTCTGCGGCTTCATAGCTGCTTGACCAACCTAGTAGGCCACTATTTCACATAATGAGGATTTTTTGAGGGAAATGGTTGCCTGTCTGGTAGTACGTTCTcatcaacaaacaaacaaaaaaaaaaacaggctttgTGTTTATTAAACCTTTCTTAATACAGTTTAGGAGCCAGAAGAAGCTGAATTGCATACTAACAAGTGTTTATATGTGTGTCCCTGAAGGTATCCAAACTGGAAACCAAATCTACCAAGGTTAGTAGAACTCTTCTTCTGTTTCCAATCATCTTTTGTATATATCGCAGCCAGGCACTCCTTCCAGCTGACTTCGTCCCAAACAGTTCAGATATCTTGAATATTGTGATCTTATTAATCAGTTTTGTAGCATATTTTTTAGATGAAATTATTCATCCTGATGTCTCATAGAAAATGGTGCAATATGGTGTGTAAAGGTCAAAGTATATTAATGTTAAATTCATCTATTCAAAATACTAAAAGTTGGATTGCTAACAGAATGCTAAAATCCTGATTTGTGTTTGACCTAAATGTTATGAACCAGTCTGAGGGTCGTACAAACCAGCGGTGTGCAGCCCAGTATTAATGACCACATGGATgatctgcagcacaaacacactgaccaTGAAAAGAAGGGGTAGTTAAAACTGTTCAATATGAGGAGGAAATGTACCAGACGATGCTGGGATGTTCACACTTTTAGAATTCATCAGGAACAGAGTTATAACTGAATTTGGAGGTTTGTTTATGCATGCTTTATGCAGAGCAAATCCTAAGCTGTATTCACACGCTGGCACGACTGATTAATGACTAACATGATGCTAATCTGTAACCAGCtgctatttgtgtgtttttctgtgtttgatatGATGGAAATGTCCACTGGTACAGCCCTATTGTCAGTCTGCTTAGTGGAATCTGCAAATGAACACGGAcatgaaaatggaaaagaaaatatatgtataattgTATTCTCATTCTGAGTTTACTTTGGATTCTTAGccgagccgcgctagacaacccacggcaatgaatttaattctctgccagggtgggtctagttaccctccataaggctcgaggctggattctcctaaaactggccggaccaatcaccatgaagtgtagagtcagaaggcgggcgtaactaagtgacgacagaggcgtgacgattctgacagaaacaaccggcgcacaataaacagttatctttggactcggctttggccacagcccttaaagatttgaagctaaaattcaacttgaaagataaacaaaggacggcactgaagtgtttcattgagaagaaagacgtatttggacttatgccgacgggatatggaaaatccttaatataccagttggctccgctggttgggaagctaatgggacttagccacaatccaccggtgctctaggaactacgtcagcctattcgttgcactgattggttgtatacctactcaattgctgcagagtgatttgatagacaaccttttagcccgcctccctccctgtccagcgttcctagacccttatgtcttcagagcatgggtggAACGCGACTAGGCTACTGGATTCTCATTCTGAGTTTACTTTAGTTTGTATTCTCATTCtgagtttagtttgtgttattctgagtttagtttgtgttattctgagtttagtttgtgttattctgagtttggtttgtgttattctgagtttggtttgtgttattctgagtttggtttgtgttattctgagtttagtttgtgttattctgagtttagtttgtgttattctgagtttggtttgtgttattctgagtttagtttgtgttattctgagtttagtttgtgttattctgagtttggtttgtgttattctgagtttagtttgtgttattctgagtttagtttgtgttattctgagtttggtttgtgttattctgagtttggtttgtgttattctgagtttggtttgtgttattctgagtttggtttgtgttattctgagtttagtttgtgttattctgagtttagtttgtgttattctgagtttggtttgtgttattctgagtttagtttgtgttattctgagtttggtttgtgttattctgagtttggtttgtgttattctgagtttggtttgtgttattctgagtttggtttgtgttattctgagtttagtttgtgttattctgagtttagtttgtgttattctgagtttagtttgtgttattctgagtttagtttgtgttattctgagtttagtttgtgttattctgagtttggtttgtgttattctgagtttagtttgtgttattctgagtttggtttgtgttattctgagtttggtttgtgttattctgagtttggtttgtgttattctgagtttggtttgtgttattctgagtttagtttgtgttattctgagtttagtttgtgttattctgagtttggtttgtgttattctgagtttggtttgtgttattctgagtttggtttgtgttattctgagtttggtttgtgttattctgagtttggtttgtgttattctgagtttggtttgtgttattctgagtttggtttgtgttattctgagtttagtttgtgttattctgagtttggtttgtgttattctgagtttagtttgtgttattctgagtttggtttgtgttattctgagtttagtttgtgttattctgagtttggtttgtgttattctgagtttagtttgtgttattctgagtttgGTTCCTCCTGTATCTTGTCTTTCTGCAGCTGGAGTGGACAGTATGGCAGCCAGACTCAGTGGAACGTCAAGGATCGATCTTCACTTCATTCCATGTCTCGATCCGTCTCTCACTCTCCTCCTCCAAGTCCTCCGGGTGGCAAACACAAGGTGGACCCCCACCTCCACAGGCCCCACGGCAGGCCTTACTCCCCCCCCAGTCACCCACGGCACCATCATTACAAAGGTAGAGTttataaatgttaaatttaaCTCTTAGCCTTTTACTGGTTTTAGTGATTCCTTAGTATTGGTTCATGATAACAGAGTGTGCTGAATGTAAAGTAGTGAACAAACATTTGAAAGACCACGTACATGACAGCAGTCTGCAGTTAGTGATTCCTACAACAGTTTTCTATGATGAATGATTTTAACTGATGCATCTTTGACACTAAAAGTAATCCTGTATTTTGGTTCTCCTGGGTCAGAAACAGAGATAGGTTTTTGTTCTGGGGTTAAAAGCCTGAGCTTCTCTCCAAACAtctttctggtcattgtggCCAAATAGCTCATCTTTAGTTTTGGTCTAGAAAAGACCAGATAAATTCTCTGTAGAAGATGTTTAATTTGTCCTTTGACCAGTGAAGCCTCGAGGTGTTTCTTCTAGAGGAAGAGCTTCCTTCTAGCATGAACCCTGTCATCTCTGGTGATGGAAAACACCTGAATGTGGACACTAATACCTGTGTTTCAGCAGCTCTCTGTTCATTGCAGACCTGCTTTTTGATTAGCAGCTGATAGCTTGCTTTTCCTTCCTTGTCACAGCAGTGGATCTCTTTATACTGAAAAATAATAGTTTGCACAGTTGATGTTGGGATTTGAAGCATCTTTGAAGTGGCTCCAAGTGATGTTCTTGACTTGTTCAAGTCCATGATTTGCTTCCTCAGATCTGTACTCGGCTCCTTAGATGTTCCTCCTGTAGGCTTAGCGGCTGAGTCGAGTTTGATTAAATGATCAGCTGTACTAGCAGAGGCCATGTGCCTAAGAAACTGATTAGCAcagctttctacatcaccaaaactgataagtcacatttccagaagacctgtaataaatctatgaaagaatgaaaatgaatgattGTTGTTTGTGACCAAGATGAATGAGTTTCAGTCATTCCATCACTGGATAACAAGAGTTCCATTAACCATTGGAAGCTCCAGACTGCAGtgatcagtccctccaggatttcacaggcgtttttcgtgattgttgcggccaaaaatgcctgaattcgcggcagcttttctaaaaaattgcgataaaagttgtgatgttttaagcttatttgttgtgatgaaattgcaggagacagtgacagctgctaaaaagctgcatttttccagcttgtagaacatgtttcaacactgtaattgacaatatttatcctgaaattaatcatttaacgttccaacccatttccacaaaagctgacacaccacggtgggacattagcagcagacaGATACCGGTTTAACAggacgtggttggtagatttgtggcacaaaatgatcatttactattgaatgaatcatattcggacatatctgtcagtagctttaaaagttaatttcacttcctggcacacacgtgttcacacacacgtcaactaacaagaacagcactgagagagcgcagtcctccaccaagactgttcattacctgaccttgtgctgagtgcaggtgtgtgttctgcatgtgtacgtacCGAATTGTGTGACCTCAATATGTAGCTGGTATAGACGgaaactgatgggactcagaaacactcctacaatttaatcagttgttccttgtgtcatttccgatacgtccacagtggtagattgttgtaggatcacaatcatttgatcgtcagcaggccgctgaggtagcgttcacttgttgccatggttaccgtgctgctatcagacgccgtgccgctatgaatccttaacaaatccatggatccaaactttaagccgtatcactgctgaagtctaatcatttggtccttgtgtcatttctgaccctgaaaacttcatttaaatctctgagtctgtttctgagtgatgttggtaacagaggaaggattcacacacgctgatcgtcacataactctgccgtgttctttggtggaataattaaatCCGTGTATCATTCCTTCAttcgtttttcaaaataaaaccaaaaccaaaaaaacgaAATAACGACtcgtttttttcaatatttgtttccagacccaaaacgaaaaaacggacaACGAATCTTTTTTCCGATTTTGTGCACaattggaaaatggacaaaacggaTAACAGGGTTAGAATAATAACTCTAATTTAGCTATTATTGGTACACATTTCCCAATGTGCTTTGCTCGCACAACAGAGTAGACGCTCGGGCTGCTGAGCAGAGAGAAATACGTCCACCCTGTTGgaccggtcagccgctccactcatttaatccatctgaactctgaatattaaactgattttcacgcgttttttatttattttttgctgcaaacgtcatacatgtagctatgatacaggacaaatggttcggcgtattttaatattcatagcaggattaacagtaatagaatattctgatattaagctggactgtagacaggtattttgcaaacgctgtaaacacacacacactaatgtgttAGAGgagcagataatggcagcaaagtaaattatttcaataatttgaagagataaaagcctgggatctttctgcatggagtttgcatgttctccctgcacatgcgtgggttttctccgggtactccggcttcctcccacagtccaaaaacatgctgaggttaattggttactctaaattgtccgtaggtgtgaatgtgagtgtgattgtgtgtctgtatatgtagccctgtgacagactggtgacctgtccagggtgtcccctgccttcacctgagtcagctgggatagac encodes:
- the LOC127533116 gene encoding zinc finger protein 638-like isoform X1, producing the protein MYHQHSQQQGSQTFSTGPRPPHQPPPNQHQSHTNMPVMNFPFPRPTQLPDELESALAIRGARDMDHRQIDHLNRPGLHQNPGSGSGISQHGSYGSNPVSLPADNQPGHQQGVDWSSYQPPNKLFASPNASHQGPQQHQGPQPQSSQGGTRVPNWTPPVSDSLSPQARHPHGGSGDGQGLYTPESAGSILASFGLSNEDLEVLSHYPDDQLTPDTLPFILRDIQINKSGTQKTAASVSSSSFSRSIHDMPTSHSSPLAPSTSTEVPSLLTVTQTAGKVIDYGHASRAKEENSTRETFKREPLSSERTVKMYTVSSSSSSAPKLEKSERRQVHLEHTESSKHGDRDYRRTSGDQRKNSRSPGREFPSSPSSRNLDRDYRRERSKLRPSSETRSEGSSRRSVSSSSGSKPRKKLPTPTMISDFSAVSPKVYPHTCSLCHTQCDQEKDWVDHINTVNHTAACRDLRNKYPNWKPNLPSWSGQYGSQTQWNVKDRSSLHSMSRSVSHSPPPSPPGGKHKVDPHLHRPHGRPYSPPSHPRHHHYKDHRSRLEHRPSGSHSPTYSSRTSPSSREHWPDRKDSSGGFRRSGVKRPHDGSSSRQFSSIPAHSFKHGPPHPSNKSFKAVMKPGAKTAKMCAKPPPAKKKKKAATPASQDSSVADRLVFLTGIPKDASEQEVTDLVGSFGKINNVILLPCSEEETEKGQGQKASVCMVKAEDAQALATSTCLCIRKQQVTASVAKKCEAGQSAEANNSRAAPGEENCSAGSPSVVSPQPLAGGESDQKTCEEKGLVLITGLPETGWSSSDVINLVQSFGTPYDIITASQIGKALVSLESMEVAQELVKVHSFIPAKIQDSELKIILLKQRIDLSTPVALYNLMMGSVDLLVSTSSFFPLYFKLN
- the LOC127533116 gene encoding zinc finger protein 638-like isoform X2 — its product is MYHQHSQQQGSQTFSTGPRPPHQPPPNQHQSHTNMPVMNFPFPRPTQLPDELESALAIRGARDMDHRQIDHLNRPGLHQNPGSGSGISQHGSYGSNPVSLPADNQPGHQQGVDWSSYQPPNKLFASPNASHQGPQQHQGPQPQSSQGGTRVPNWTPPVSDSLSPQARHPHGGSGDGQGLYTPESAGSILASFGLSNEDLEVLSHYPDDQLTPDTLPFILRDIQINKSGTQKTAASVSSSSFSRSIHDMPTSHSSPLAPSTSTEVPSLLTVTQTAGKVIDYGHASRAKEENSTRETFKREPLSSERTVKMYTVSSSSSSAPKLEKSERRQVHLEHTESSKHGDRDYRRTSGDQRKNSRSPGREFPSSPSSRNLDRDYRRERSKLRPSSETRSEGSSRRSVSSSSGSKPRKKLPTPTMISDFSAVSPKVYPHTCSLCHTQCDQEKDWVDHINTVNHTAACRDLRNKYPNWKPNLPSWSGQYGSQTQWNVKDRSSLHSMSRSVSHSPPPSPPGGKHKVDPHLHRPHGRPYSPPSHPRHHHYKDHRSRLEHRPSGSHSPTYSSRTSPSSREHWPDRKDSSGGFRRSGVKRPHDGSSSRQFSSIPAHSFKHGPPHPSNKSFKAVMKPGAKTAKMCAKPPPAKKKKKAATPASQDSSVADRLVFLTGIPKDASEQEVTDLVGSFGKINNVILLPCSEEETEKGQGQKASVCMVKAEDAQALATSTCLCIRKQQVTASVAKKCEAGQSAEANNRAAPGEENCSAGSPSVVSPQPLAGGESDQKTCEEKGLVLITGLPETGWSSSDVINLVQSFGTPYDIITASQIGKALVSLESMEVAQELVKVHSFIPAKIQDSELKIILLKQRIDLSTPVALYNLMMGSVDLLVSTSSFFPLYFKLN